One Campylobacter pinnipediorum subsp. caledonicus genomic window carries:
- a CDS encoding M16 family metallopeptidase yields MIKFNKTILKNKLEVYHIPVNKGSKVISVDIFYKVGSRNEIMGKSGIAHMLEHLNFKSTKNLKAGEFDEIVKGFGGINNASTGFDYTHYFIKCSNENLKKSLDLFAELMKNLNLKDSEFQPERDVVTEERRWRTDNNPLGYLYFRLYNNAFMYHPYHWTPIGFMNDIRNWNIKDIKEFHSTYYQPKNAILIISGDISKDDAFALAKDSFENIKNTKQIPKSHCIEPKQDGEKRAIIYKDSPTQMIAIAYKIPPFNHEDQIALNAMSEYLGNGKSSILQDILVEQKQLVNQIYAYPMSSIDENLFVFLAVCNPNIKAEDVEKEILQIISNIKEKEIDEDDILRVKNIIKTDFVYSFDSASKVANLYGSYLAKGDIKPLYKLQESIETIDKEMLKEAAKKYFIAKNSTTVILKKEEA; encoded by the coding sequence TTGATAAAATTTAATAAAACTATACTAAAAAATAAGCTAGAAGTTTATCATATACCTGTTAATAAAGGCTCAAAAGTTATAAGTGTAGATATATTTTACAAAGTTGGGTCTAGAAATGAGATTATGGGCAAAAGTGGGATAGCTCACATGCTAGAACATCTAAATTTCAAATCAACAAAAAACCTAAAAGCTGGAGAATTTGATGAAATAGTAAAAGGATTTGGTGGTATAAATAATGCTTCTACTGGATTTGATTATACACATTATTTTATAAAATGCTCAAATGAAAATCTCAAAAAAAGCTTAGATTTATTTGCTGAACTTATGAAAAATTTAAATCTAAAAGATAGTGAATTTCAACCTGAAAGAGATGTTGTTACAGAAGAAAGAAGATGGAGAACCGATAACAATCCATTAGGATATTTATATTTTAGGCTTTACAACAATGCTTTTATGTATCATCCGTATCACTGGACACCAATAGGCTTTATGAATGATATAAGAAATTGGAATATCAAAGATATAAAAGAATTTCACTCAACATATTATCAACCAAAAAATGCAATACTAATAATAAGTGGTGATATCTCAAAAGATGATGCGTTTGCGCTGGCAAAAGATAGTTTTGAAAATATAAAAAATACAAAACAAATACCAAAATCACATTGTATAGAGCCAAAACAAGATGGTGAAAAAAGAGCTATAATATATAAAGATAGTCCTACTCAAATGATTGCAATTGCATATAAAATACCACCATTTAATCACGAAGATCAAATAGCCTTAAATGCTATGAGCGAATATCTAGGAAACGGGAAAAGCTCTATTTTACAAGATATTTTAGTAGAACAAAAACAGCTTGTAAACCAAATATATGCATATCCTATGAGTAGTATAGATGAAAATCTTTTTGTATTCCTTGCAGTTTGCAATCCAAACATTAAAGCAGAAGATGTAGAAAAAGAAATTTTACAAATAATATCAAACATAAAAGAAAAAGAGATAGATGAAGATGATATTTTAAGAGTTAAAAATATTATAAAAACAGATTTTGTATACTCATTTGATAGTGCTTCCAAAGTCGCTAATTTATATGGCAGTTATCTTGCAAAAGGAGATATAAAACCTTTATATAAACTGCAAGAAAGTATAGAAACTATAGATAAAGAAATGCTAAAAGAGGCTGCAAAAAAATACTTCATAGCAAAAAACTCAACCACGGTTATACTAAAAAAGGAAGAGGCATGA